TGTCTTAAAGGACAGAAAAAATATGCCTTGTCTTTTCATCTAGGTTCAGGAAATAAATAGTATCTTATAGgttgtgtatgtgtatttgttCTGTTTCTCCAGTCGGACAAAGAGAATGAGCACAATCAAAAGAGAGAAATTTAAGTTACCAGTAGATGCAACacaagaacccccccccccccccccccccccccccccaacgccgGTTGTCATTCTGTGATCTTAGTTCATTAAATCAGAAAAATACGTACAAAAGCCCCAAACCCAAAGGGGTCTGATTAAGTCTGGTCTTCCTGGAAAGAGATAAATGTCAGACAGACACTGGGCCTCAGGCGAACAACCCTTTTTGGCTCTGTTTTGAAACTCCTGAATTAGTTGCAGGCCTGGAACTTTAGTCGGACATCACCTGCCTGCAGAGGGAGGTGGATGAAGTAGGTGATAAAGCTAAGTAAATGCACTGGGAAATATTATTCATTGAGTCCGCATTTAGAATTATTTGTTCTGCATGTCCAAGTGTTATTAGGACAGAATGAGAATCTGGTTAGGtctaaggcaggcaaggttctttgagtagatgtgatatcttttattagatcaactgagtagttggaaagttcttagcaagctgtTGGGCGCAGTCCCCCTTCAGGCATTAGAAATCTAAAGCAGATGCAGTTTAAGAATCAAATGGCAAGCAAATAGATTCTTCCCTAAGAAAAATTTGTCTCAACTTCCACATGCTTTGCCAGGGCATAAATGTCTCTAGATAGATACTTTTTCTTAAAGGTAAGTAAGACAGCCTGGAAGCATCACTGGGTATTTTTATTTCCATGGCCTCTGTGGAGCAGTTTTTTTACAATGAGACAGAAATTAGGCCATCAGAGCAAAGTGAATCATCAGAATTTATTTCTGAATTTGCTGATTACAATATAAAAGTCCTTTGAGTCAAAGAGATTGGGGGTTGAACAAACAATAAAAGAGGGCTTAAGATCAAACCCTGATGTTTCAATCAAATACGATGGTGATAGACAGGACTCTAAATGTGAAACTGTCAGAGGTTTTTTCTTTAATTGCCCTGTTGCATCTTATTGGCTCAAATCTGTGGAACCAGTCTCTATGTGGTAGTCATGTCTCCACACCAGTGGCTGAAAGATATAGAGGGGTTCATGTTGCTGTACTTGTGATGGGGCAGGAAATGTACATGAGGCAAGGGTTCTTTTCTGTTTATCGTTTATCacaggggttggcagcctttGACGACTGGGCTGCTGTTTGCAACCCAGCCCCCCActgtgccccttcctccccctgcccccccagtcttCTCAGTAATGTGCAGATGCTGTGAAGCGAATAGATAGAAAAAGGCAGGTGCGAGAGCATAAGCTGAATGCAGCATGCATTCGGACCCTCAGGatgcctctgctgctgtggcttttGTGTCCTGCCAGTTTCCTGAGctgccagcccatgggccataaggttgccaacccctgttccaATGGATctactgtatagttgggagagaagttAGATTTATTTGCAAACACAAACTGTCCCTTCTCAAGTTCTGAAGGATAGCATTTATTTTGCTGGTCACGGTCACTTAGGGTGTGGACAGAGGCAATGTTCAGAGTGCTTCAGATACCTCAGAACTGCTTCAGAGGGCAAGCCAAGTAGACATTTGCACCCTCTGAAGAGCTCCAAAAGAATCTTGAAGGAGACGGATAGCACTTCCTGCTCGAGTGTGAACACTACAGAGTGCCACAAGGGGACCTTggatcctccagcatcccacagtatTCTGTGCCTTCCACTTTGCAAAGTGCAGCTGCACTTTGGAATGCTTCAGATGTTGTCTGTCTCCACCCTGAGGTAGCACCCTGTGGTAATGCTGGCTGCAATCTGAATACCTTGGATATGCACAAGGAAGGAAAGACTGTGCGAGGGATCTGGACCAGAGGAGAGCAAGCCCACAACCGAAATTGACGAGCACAGAGCTTTGCGGAGTGGCTTCAGAAATATGACCCTGTATTGCACGATAAGAACACTCTGACAGACAACCCAGCAACTATTTCTAACATAGATGATCGGGAAAGAAAGCAGGTCACCAGCCCTACAGATTGAATTTGGTCTTCTGCTCTCCTGCAGAGAGCCATCTGTCATTTCAACATGTTCTTTATGTAAAAGGAAAGCTCACTATCAAGGTAAATTGGCTGAGCTGATGATTGATAGACTGGAGCCTTCCTCTCAAGAATTGTTTTAATTGCATTTCAGGTCTTTGCTTGGCTCAGAACAGATCTGTTTCAGCAGCAGGACACCCGATGCAATCTCAGCTGCCAGAGCAATTGATGCTTTATCAAAGAGATGGCTGAAATCCTTTCTGTATGCCTTATAACTTATTTTTGTATTCTCCAAACAATACTAAAAAGTTGGGAAGCAAGTTGTCAAGACAACTGATTTCTATAGGCCTTGAGAAGCCTTGGTTTTCCAGCTTGATTTTATTCTAATAGActgtttaccattttttttttttttccctacaggaAAGACTTAATCAACTAGGGTTGAATTCTACACCATGAGCCAGAAAAGTCATGTTTAGCTTCAGGCCACTCAAAAGGAAACAAGTAAAAACAGAATCCTGCTGTTATGCCACCTTTGCTACATTGCAGAAGCGGTTGGCCAACAGCTTGTATTCTAGAACTTGGCTAAAGTTCAAGTACCAACACAGGTACAGTAAAGTAGTCTAAGTCTCACTGACTTTCAGTGGGACTTATGAATCAAAAGTTCTTAGGGAGTTTTGAAAATTTCCGTCTTTGTTCCTGAGGATACGCTAGCTCATCTGTCATACTAAAGCACTCTCAAAATGTCAGGAGGGGACTCAAAATATAGAGCACTTATAAAGCAGACTGGTAGTGGAACTTGTCATTGACCATTTTTAATAGAAGACTCAATTAGTAAGTCTCTGCTGCCTGCAAGTGTATGCTGAAtattaaatggaaaataaaatgagtTGTAAGCGTGTTAACCTAGTGTGCAATagtgaatatatttttatttcattttattttcttgtgcagAAGAAAACCAAGCAAATGAACAGGTGACAACTGAAACTCTACTAAAGCCCACTGAAGAAGCACAAGGTATGAAGGCTGATGGGACTAGAATATTTAGTAAAGCAGGACACAGGAATGACAGAGTGAGTAAAGGTCTTCCACCTCAGAGCAATGAGTGCCCAGATGTAGAAACAATCATGGTCAATGGTGAGGTTTCAGAAACCAGGACCTTAGTTTCCTTAGAACCTTTAACAGTTGTGGGCACTGGATCAACAAAAGAACATCTACATGAAGCAAATGAATATAAAGGGTTAGCAGCCTGTACTGTCATGCCATTGACAGCAGAGGTTAATGCCAATTCTGACTTGGAGACTGGAGAAGAAAACTTATCTAAATCAAATCATGTTAATAAAACACATACAACATCTGTTAATTATCAGACTGCTACTTATCAGAAGGAAGAAAATACCTCTCATAAGTGTAGTGCTGTCCATGAATCTAAAAGTAATATTGATGTTGATATGCTACTCTCAAAGGCAAGTTGTGATGCTTGTCCTTTAAGAAGTGTATGTAATATGAACTGTGGAACTATGCCACAAGAAGATAACACTACAGAGAGCTGTAAAACACAAGAAGAGAATCTTGTTGAAGATATGGAAAATAACACGTTTGAAAATCAGCCTCAGCTTTTGGAGGATTGTATTTCAAAGCCAGTACTACAAGGGCAGATCCCACCAGTGTGGGGCAAAGAACCATTTAGCAGCAAGGCCGCACaaagggaagtgggcagcagtacTGACCATTCACACAGCTTTAGCTCTGGGGAAAACCAGAGAGAAACTGCGGTAAAGGACAGTTATGTTCTTGATAACAGTCAGGACGTACAAGATGGTATTCATTCAAAGAGTTGTCATTCTTCAGTTTTTAGTTCTGTTGCTTCATCACCTGAGGAGTTTCTAGAAggagatttaaaaataattccttcAGAAATTCATAATCTAAAAAAGGATAAGGACCAATGGCAAATCTCTACTAGCAATGTATGTAGTTATGTAGCAGAACAGCAGacaaaagaaaacagcagcaaatcAATGGAAACAAAAAACCTTGTTTGTACTAATAGTGAAGACGCACATATGTGCTTTGACAGTGCTTACAATAAAAACACTAATTCTTATCCCAGTAGCCATTGTTCTCTGGATGTTGTCACCAAGGTAGATGAAGTTACACTTGAGAAGCAATCATTTGAAAAGAAATCCAAGAGCAGTGTGATGACAGAAGAGCTGGTCATCAGCTTAGATAAAGTTCCAAAAGCAAACAACAGTGCCAGCTTTGTCACAGACCAAGAAACTGCTTGCATACCATATGAAGCCATGCGTCCTGATGCAGAAAAATCAAAAGCATCTCCTTGGGGTGGTGGTGATGCATGCTGTAAGGAAGATGAGTACCTGAGCAGACTGTCTAGAAATGAATCAATCAGTTCATCAACAAAAGTGGAGGTCCAACCCACTGATCATCAGCTTTGTAAAGATGAAGTATGGTCTTCAATAAATCACAAGAATGTTGATACTTCTACGGTAGTGAGTAAAGATTCCATAAAAAGCACACTGTCTCCACtggaaaatacagaaataatGGTCACTGATATGGAAAACGAATGCAGCAGCACATGTTCTCATAACAAACAATGTACAAAAGACCCTTGTTCAGCTGTCAATACTTGCTGCATCTTGTCTGATAAAACCAACTTTGATAATGTATTAGTAAATAGGCATGCTTTCAAAGAGCAGGTTGAAGTGAACACTGAAGAAATTGGTGACTTAGAAATGGGAGACCCATCTGGACATAAGAGTGACAGCTTACCTGAAGAATGTATTTTTTTAGCAAATAAGTCTGTCCCTTTTGAAGGGAGACTTGGTCACAAAAGTAGAGGTCAGCATATGACAAACCATACTTCTATAGCAGAAAATGCCTTATGTTCAATTTGCACTGCAGAGAAATCTACCACTGGCTTGTCAGAAGCTGAGATAAATGCAAACATGGAAGTGGAAAGCTTGAAGCTACATGATGATGGCTGTTGTGGAGTAATGGAAGAAAGGCTAGAATCTTACAGTGTTGTAATTTCTTCTGATCCAAATGAAGGACAAGAACAAATTAACTCTTACAGACTACAGAAAGAAGAACTTGATAGAAAGAAAACTATGGATAGTATAAAGGCTCATGAAGGCAATCGGAAAAAGGATACTAGTGAACAGTCATTAGTCAACAAAAATTTGAACAAAAGCATAATTAGTCATCGCCTTGAAATTTGCAACTTGCAGGTGGAccagggaaaagggaaaagagagacaCTGAGGAAGATCAGCATGTTGTCTTGTGGATTTAATCTCTCAGAGTATAATACTTCAACTACGGACTCGGAGTCCAGCATGCATCAGAAAGATTTGGACCAGTCATTTGGCACTGAATGTACATGTTCTCAACATGCAAACCAATCAAAAGGGAGTGTTTGTCAGATGCAAAATCAATACCTTGAATGCCAAAGTGAGCCTAAAGGGCCAATTTCGGGTGAGAAGCAAAATGAAATTCTTACAGTAGGTGATGTTCCAGAGCACCAACAGCATCAAATGAAAGTCTTAAGTAAGCAGATGTTCAATACTGGCATACAGACTATGACTAGTTCAGGTGAAGACCATAAAATATCTATTGACTCCAATCAAAATGAGCTGGTTGGTCTGAAGGAGGATAGAGACCTAACTCTATTGCCTCATGAATTTTTAAGAGAAGATAATTTGCAAGAGACCTTCAAAGAAAGTATGTTGGCTAATAACTCTCCGCATAGTGTGGTAAATGTAGACCATTCCACAGACTCATTCAGTAACTTCTCTGAAGAGGAGAAAGTAGAATTAAAGGCAGACAGTAATAACTGTAGCAATGCAAGTGATGTTCAAGGGACTTTCAGAGAAAGTGTAGTGGAATGTAGCTCTTTGAATAATGTGGTAAATACAGACCATTCAACACAACTAGATTCTATCAGCAGCACAAGCGATCAAAGCAAGGAGCCTCTAATGCCTGtagaaaatgcaaatatttctgaATTACAGAAGATGGATAGCTTGGCCATGGGCCAGAAACATGAAGTTAGGACCATTGTTGAATCCTGTGTTGTTTCCCAGTTGATCTCTAAGAGCCCATTAGATGAACAAGAAAATACAAACCTTCTTTCAGAGATGAGAAATGAAATGTGCTCACTGGCAAATTTAATAATAAGTGACACTTGTGTTCAGTCTAAACTTGAGACTCTTACAGAAGCTGATGGTCAAAAAGATATAGACACAATGCAATCCAAGGAGTTCCTTTTGAACCAAGAACTCCCTAGTGCTAAACCTGTAACTTCAGAAACTCATTTGGGTCAGAGCATGGAAATCTGTCCCCCTCAGAAAGATGAACCACTTGCACTACCTGAGAACACACACATGGTTAACCATGGCTTTTTTTCAGCAAAGGTTCTTTGCAATCACTCTCCTGCTAAAGAGCCTCTTGAGGTAACAGTGTCAGGTAAGAGAACTGTTGATACTAACAATCCATCTGTAGAGAGTGACAAAGCAATTCACTTCCTAAAAGAGGCAGTTAAATTAAAAGTGTGCACAGACAATAGTGTTTGTAGTAAGGAGGGGCCTGTAAGTGAAAAGAACAGTAAGCCAGTTGAGAAAGAAACGGATGCAACTTCATCACAATATAGTAGTTATACACAGAAATTTAAGAGAACCTCTGTAGAAGATGAGATGGAAAGGGAAAATAAAGTAATGGTAGAAGAAATAAACCAGCCTACACATTCCATTTTTGAAAGTAAAGATTCCTTAGGCATTTTGCTAGATAATGGGCAATGTTTTTGTAAGAAAGTAGAAAGCTGTGTTCCTCTCTGTgtcagcacttctgaaaagcCTTCACAAGTTTGCTGTGTTGAACAGATCCCATCATGTAGTTTGAATAATTGTTCTGATAAAATATGTTGTTTTAGAAATCTTTCAAAATCGCCCATTCTCAAGTTGCCTTCAGAAAGCACAGATGACTCTTTGCTTGCAGGGAAAGATTTAGTTAACGGGGAAACATCAGAAATCAACTATACTGCAACAGCTGAAGCTTGTTCAGGTAGCAATACGCAGTCAAACAGTTGTACAGAAGCATCTCTGAAATGTGTTGTCAGTGAAGAGTGTCTCCCTTTTGAATTAAGTTCTTGGAACAAAGAGAACAGCAAGGAAGCTATCAGAAAACAAATGAAGCCACCAAGTAACTTAATCACTGCAGAAAATGACAGATCTGGTAGAGAGAGACTTGACCAAGGAGATGAAAGTCAAATATTTAAGCGAAAGAATGTATATGAGGAGACAGAAGAAGTGTATCTAGCTCAAAACCCCTTACTATTGAAGAGGCAGACACAGCAAAAAcaggagtcaaaaaaacaagtgaacacAAAAATCCCATTGCAGCCCAGCACACTGTATGATGCTGAGTCTTTGGACACCTCTTATGAGTTGGTGGCATCTTCAGGAGTCACAAAGCTTGAAGATCCTTCAGGACAGATCTCTGCTATTGTGAACAACAAGAATTATAATAAAACCAGACAAATGTTTAGCACTTTACAAGATGTGAAAAGGCCAAAGATTACAGAGAAAGGTGTTAGCTCACTGTATATGAAGGAACCAGAACTGGAAAGAATGAGCCTTCAGTTAGGGACCCACGTTAAGTTGTCAACCGATAGTAGCCTTTTTATTCCAAATTCAAATATGCTTCCAGGAGCTAATAACTTTGGGCATAGTGAAATCCATGGTGCCTTTGGGAATACACACAAACCAAGCAGGCTCCTTCTACTGAAAAAACAGCCAGGAAGGAAGT
Above is a genomic segment from Alligator mississippiensis isolate rAllMis1 chromosome 10, rAllMis1, whole genome shotgun sequence containing:
- the PRR14L gene encoding protein PRR14L isoform X2 is translated as MLSTGVESLDRNHPHLLDSSMSAVVEELYTGLPVSISTKLTAGSEPNAGLDAKSEASPLVLAHSNILQSEGKRTCEVKNCSEATENLGNGYKSACKGLTESLPEEAGDPAEEDEAENGSLGKQDACAIRYQTENTGAPEEIQNAEEELVGCSAFITEEEQWSSEQKKPWIRPSGGEFSRTCCHEMLTPLKSKEENQANEQVTTETLLKPTEEAQGMKADGTRIFSKAGHRNDRVSKGLPPQSNECPDVETIMVNGEVSETRTLVSLEPLTVVGTGSTKEHLHEANEYKGLAACTVMPLTAEVNANSDLETGEENLSKSNHVNKTHTTSVNYQTATYQKEENTSHKCSAVHESKSNIDVDMLLSKASCDACPLRSVCNMNCGTMPQEDNTTESCKTQEENLVEDMENNTFENQPQLLEDCISKPVLQGQIPPVWGKEPFSSKAAQREVGSSTDHSHSFSSGENQRETAVKDSYVLDNSQDVQDGIHSKSCHSSVFSSVASSPEEFLEGDLKIIPSEIHNLKKDKDQWQISTSNVCSYVAEQQTKENSSKSMETKNLVCTNSEDAHMCFDSAYNKNTNSYPSSHCSLDVVTKVDEVTLEKQSFEKKSKSSVMTEELVISLDKVPKANNSASFVTDQETACIPYEAMRPDAEKSKASPWGGGDACCKEDEYLSRLSRNESISSSTKVEVQPTDHQLCKDEVWSSINHKNVDTSTVVSKDSIKSTLSPLENTEIMVTDMENECSSTCSHNKQCTKDPCSAVNTCCILSDKTNFDNVLVNRHAFKEQVEVNTEEIGDLEMGDPSGHKSDSLPEECIFLANKSVPFEGRLGHKSRGQHMTNHTSIAENALCSICTAEKSTTGLSEAEINANMEVESLKLHDDGCCGVMEERLESYSVVISSDPNEGQEQINSYRLQKEELDRKKTMDSIKAHEGNRKKDTSEQSLVNKNLNKSIISHRLEICNLQVDQGKGKRETLRKISMLSCGFNLSEYNTSTTDSESSMHQKDLDQSFGTECTCSQHANQSKGSVCQMQNQYLECQSEPKGPISGEKQNEILTVGDVPEHQQHQMKVLSKQMFNTGIQTMTSSGEDHKISIDSNQNELVGLKEDRDLTLLPHEFLREDNLQETFKESMLANNSPHSVVNVDHSTDSFSNFSEEEKVELKADSNNCSNASDVQGTFRESVVECSSLNNVVNTDHSTQLDSISSTSDQSKEPLMPVENANISELQKMDSLAMGQKHEVRTIVESCVVSQLISKSPLDEQENTNLLSEMRNEMCSLANLIISDTCVQSKLETLTEADGQKDIDTMQSKEFLLNQELPSAKPVTSETHLGQSMEICPPQKDEPLALPENTHMVNHGFFSAKVLCNHSPAKEPLEVTVSGKRTVDTNNPSVESDKAIHFLKEAVKLKVCTDNSVCSKEGPVSEKNSKPVEKETDATSSQYSSYTQKFKRTSVEDEMERENKVMVEEINQPTHSIFESKDSLGILLDNGQCFCKKVESCVPLCVSTSEKPSQVCCVEQIPSCSLNNCSDKICCFRNLSKSPILKLPSESTDDSLLAGKDLVNGETSEINYTATAEACSGSNTQSNSCTEASLKCVVSEECLPFELSSWNKENSKEAIRKQMKPPSNLITAENDRSGRERLDQGDESQIFKRKNVYEETEEVYLAQNPLLLKRQTQQKQESKKQVNTKIPLQPSTLYDAESLDTSYELVASSGVTKLEDPSGQISAIVNNKNYNKTRQMFSTLQDVKRPKITEKGVSSLYMKEPELERMSLQLGTHVKLSTDSSLFIPNSNMLPGANNFGHSEIHGAFGNTHKPSRLLLLKKQPGRKCKRVAMPDQLKTIRKNTKIKSSAFLRNSSGTILKQEHALLHSTCFADKPPAVETEIAVRLDHIPKQRTNRFSLSSLKFSKCTKEPALLTKLSTLASRLLSPAKSTRKLRPLQTSSELLPVAEKYGHLNRLLEMFSCINMKLSSHWADGWCTKMFSFPPLALYPGESTKIHSSNRIPSPFLNAPFLPLPFPIKLDSNSLTNFTGFMSQHCIADRPALGAAPAHPLQSSKWTLSFFLSPSWSGTAVFREDANFGNKLHSSVVSLRTTEAPAPSHDCGRNATAKRRANCSMLGLHTVLALSSPGCYRIWTRRRNVTSRIPTIQRLFMSQFTQGLKGLKSPISVSDDLFSSLPYSLGRALSIWSQHGPSAHCPSEFPPVHSNHCKWQPSVGIENRLEPSFSVLLPKSCSVPESTVSPLRLSAPEFQVHPFEVDASLPPCPGSQTDTEFKKAEPEKRPKRVSQIRIRKTVPKPDPNLTPMGLPRPKRLKKKEFSLEEIYTNKNYKSPPTTRCLETIFEEPKEKNGSLISVSQQKRKRILEFQDFTIPRKRKARNRVKVAGSFTRAKKAALQGTELDALLIQKLMDLEAFFAEEEEREQASGS
- the PRR14L gene encoding protein PRR14L isoform X1, with product MLSTGVESLDRNHPHLLDSSMSAVVEELYTGLPVSISTKLTAGSEPNAGLDAKSEASPLVLAHSNILQSEGKRTCEVKNCSEATENLGNGYKSACKGLTESLPEEAGDPAEEDEAENGSLGKQDACAIRYQTENTGAPEEIQNAEEELVGCSAFITEEEQWSSEQKKPWIRPSGGEFSRTCCHEMLTPLKSKEENQANEQVTTETLLKPTEEAQGMKADGTRIFSKAGHRNDRVSKGLPPQSNECPDVETIMVNGEVSETRTLVSLEPLTVVGTGSTKEHLHEANEYKGLAACTVMPLTAEVNANSDLETGEENLSKSNHVNKTHTTSVNYQTATYQKEENTSHKCSAVHESKSNIDVDMLLSKASCDACPLRSVCNMNCGTMPQEDNTTESCKTQEENLVEDMENNTFENQPQLLEDCISKPVLQGQIPPVWGKEPFSSKAAQREVGSSTDHSHSFSSGENQRETAVKDSYVLDNSQDVQDGIHSKSCHSSVFSSVASSPEEFLEGDLKIIPSEIHNLKKDKDQWQISTSNVCSYVAEQQTKENSSKSMETKNLVCTNSEDAHMCFDSAYNKNTNSYPSSHCSLDVVTKVDEVTLEKQSFEKKSKSSVMTEELVISLDKVPKANNSASFVTDQETACIPYEAMRPDAEKSKASPWGGGDACCKEDEYLSRLSRNESISSSTKVEVQPTDHQLCKDEVWSSINHKNVDTSTVVSKDSIKSTLSPLENTEIMVTDMENECSSTCSHNKQCTKDPCSAVNTCCILSDKTNFDNVLVNRHAFKEQVEVNTEEIGDLEMGDPSGHKSDSLPEECIFLANKSVPFEGRLGHKSRGQHMTNHTSIAENALCSICTAEKSTTGLSEAEINANMEVESLKLHDDGCCGVMEERLESYSVVISSDPNEGQEQINSYRLQKEELDRKKTMDSIKAHEGNRKKDTSEQSLVNKNLNKSIISHRLEICNLQVDQGKGKRETLRKISMLSCGFNLSEYNTSTTDSESSMHQKDLDQSFGTECTCSQHANQSKGSVCQMQNQYLECQSEPKGPISGEKQNEILTVGDVPEHQQHQMKVLSKQMFNTGIQTMTSSGEDHKISIDSNQNELVGLKEDRDLTLLPHEFLREDNLQETFKESMLANNSPHSVVNVDHSTDSFSNFSEEEKVELKADSNNCSNASDVQGTFRESVVECSSLNNVVNTDHSTQLDSISSTSDQSKEPLMPVENANISELQKMDSLAMGQKHEVRTIVESCVVSQLISKSPLDEQENTNLLSEMRNEMCSLANLIISDTCVQSKLETLTEADGQKDIDTMQSKEFLLNQELPSAKPVTSETHLGQSMEICPPQKDEPLALPENTHMVNHGFFSAKVLCNHSPAKEPLEVTVSGKRTVDTNNPSVESDKAIHFLKEAVKLKVCTDNSVCSKEGPVSEKNSKPVEKETDATSSQYSSYTQKFKRTSVEDEMERENKVMVEEINQPTHSIFESKDSLGILLDNGQCFCKKVESCVPLCVSTSEKPSQVCCVEQIPSCSLNNCSDKICCFRNLSKSPILKLPSESTDDSLLAGKDLVNGETSEINYTATAEACSGSNTQSNSCTEASLKCVVSEECLPFELSSWNKENSKEAIRKQMKPPSNLITAENDRSGRERLDQGDESQIFKRKNVYEETEEVYLAQNPLLLKRQTQQKQESKKQVNTKIPLQPSTLYDAESLDTSYELVASSGVTKLEDPSGQISAIVNNKNYNKTRQMFSTLQDVKRPKITEKGVSSLYMKEPELERMSLQLGTHVKLSTDSSLFIPNSNMLPGANNFGHSEIHGAFGNTHKPSRLLLLKKQPGRKCKRVAMPDQLKTIRKNTKIKSSAFLRNSSGTILKQEHALLHSTCFADKPPAVETEIAVRLDHIPKQRTNRFSLSSLKFSKCTKEPALLTKLSTLASRLLSPAKSTRKLRPLQTSSELLPVAEKYGHLNRLLEMFSCINMKLSSHWADGWCTKMFSFPPLALYPGESTKIHSSNRIPSPFLNAPFLPLPFPIKLDSNSLTNFTGFMSQHCIADRPALGAAPAHPLQSSKWTLSFFLSPSWSGTAVFREDANFGNKLHSSVVSLRTTEAPAPSHDCGRNATAKRRANCSMLGLHTVLALSSPGCYRIWTRRRNVTSRIPTIQRLFMSQFTQGLKGLKSPISVSDDLFSSLPYSLGRALSIWSQHGPSAHCPSEFPPVHSNHCKWQPSVGIENSYVILPRMPFHGTEAARISGDEIKLEPSFSVLLPKSCSVPESTVSPLRLSAPEFQVHPFEVDASLPPCPGSQTDTEFKKAEPEKRPKRVSQIRIRKTVPKPDPNLTPMGLPRPKRLKKKEFSLEEIYTNKNYKSPPTTRCLETIFEEPKEKNGSLISVSQQKRKRILEFQDFTIPRKRKARNRVKVAGSFTRAKKAALQGTELDALLIQKLMDLEAFFAEEEEREQASGS